One genomic segment of Mangifera indica cultivar Alphonso chromosome 6, CATAS_Mindica_2.1, whole genome shotgun sequence includes these proteins:
- the LOC123217870 gene encoding EPIDERMAL PATTERNING FACTOR-like protein 5, with the protein MKGRLFFSFILLTSQMVIWVSASSRPLAPSDALAAAAHQPGQSPLNSDTKMNSEEGTKTTNEEAYSGIGSSPPSCEHKCYGCIPCEAVQVPTTTHHKKSHLGILYANYEPEGWKCKCGPSFYGP; encoded by the exons ATGAAGGgaagattattttttagttttatattactaacttctcaaatggtGATCTGGGTTTCTGCTAGCAGCAGGCCTCTTGCACCTAGTGATGCTCTTGCTGCAGCTGCTCATCAACCAG GCCAGAGTCCACTCAACTCTGATACAAAGATGAACTCAGAAGAG GGCACCAAGACCACAAATGAAGAAGCATATTCTGGAATCGGGTCTAGTCCTCCAAGCTGTGAACACAAGTGTTACGGTTGCATTCCGTGTGAGGCTGTTCAAGTTCCCACCACCACTCACCACAAGAAATCCCATTTGGGGATTCTGTATGCAAATTATGAACCTGAGGGCTGGAAATGCAAGTGTGGTCCTTCCTTCTACGGCCCTTAG